The DNA window TGATATTTGATGAGGTCGTTTATATGAATCATTGAATcggcttctttccattttttatttcttttttttttttttaattagcaCATGGCATTTGTGGGAGAATTACAGGTTGAAAAACCACCGAgtcttcgaaccttggtgatGACGGCCATAACACGGAAGTAACTGCTacgttttaaaaaaataatggtgAAAAATCTAACATCATAATTAGTcgattgattttttaattaaattatttgtataaaataaattgttttttttaaatcaaatagtACGTATTATCCATCTAAAAataacttcacgtgaaatcgaCTTCAGATGAATTTAGAAATAATTTCGTGTGAAGTCGACTACAGATGAGTTTAAATAGAAATTCAGGTGCAGTTGACTTCACGTAAGATCTacttattatttaatcaatTAAATCTCGTACTTTCTTAATTGATTACTTTATCTTGTCGCTGCTCATTAAACGTTTAACAAAAATTACTAAACAGAATAAAAGTTTTCTGAGTGAAAGTTTCCAATCTAATCTTAGTGAAGTTATTAAATGAGGTAGAGATTAATAAGTGCCAGCGTCACGTCTAGTAGTCTACGGTTTGaatgtttaattaatttaagaatatcAACgacaatataataaaaattaatcatcataagtagtatatactaaaattataaaatagatatttatatataaatataaaataactgaTTTAATGACTGAATTTTCAGGCATTATGTGTTTAAAATAGGACTCGGTAAACTTTTTGCTTGAACTTCATGTATGGTGTCGTATAAACCTTTTTTTGACCAATGGAACACTAAAACGAAAATTTCAAACTTCAATTTGTTTAATTTAGGATAATTTCGAATTTATTAGTATCATTTATTTTTCAGTACAACTTAGAAAGCGTCCACATACACGGAACGGAAGATGGATTTCATGGGACAAGCAAAATTCGGACTTGCTATATTTGTTCCACGcgattaattaatgttattcaGTATAAgagtcaaattaattaatttaattaattaatggcaaattgttaatttaatttaatcattgGCTCCACGCTTGCACAACGCTCACTGGCCCGACGCACGACTCCTTCAATTCTATGAAGCTTTTTctcttaacttttttttttttcagaatttaatcctgtaaaaatcaacatatattttgttatttgaataATTAGTTTACCGTCtatctaaataaatattaaaatttaaattatgtattgtgtatgtaataaatttttagtctAATAGgtagaaaagaaagtaaaaatttaaatataattaaccttatataaaattaatagttaaaaattattagataataatttaattaaattatttaatgataaacAACTACTATTAATTTCACATAAAGAAAAGAATTcaatacttaaataaataaagctaTGTAATGTTATGTTTAGGTGCTAGTGAGTTTGATGAAAAATTTGATATACAATTTTCTcccttaaaaatattttttagccCAAATACAATTTATATCTCTATTAAAGTTACAAGGTAAAAACTCAAGTTCAGTTAACTTCACgtaaaatttatagttaaaagttgtcaaataatttaacaaatttaattaaattattatctaactaCTATTAACTATCAATTTTACGTGAAGTTAATTACACCTAAATCTATATCTGTGATTGAACAAGTTAACCTCTATGTTAGTTATAGTTGGTTCCAATTTGTGAATGGTGAGGGTGGTTGATGATAGCAAAATGTTGTGGTAATGAGTAATGACAAGCGTAACAACGTAGCCATGGTTTTAGGTCCGAGGAGTGTGATTCATGGGGCAACACTCACACTGGGTAATTATCGACGACAACGACAGGGTGATAAACACAGGGCttataaaatatactttttattttcttaatataaACTTTTTGTTCACCACATGGGAGGACATATTTTGATAATGTAATGTATAGCAaccaaacttttttttttcctccgaGATCAATCATGATATACAATTAATAGTAcacttttttaatattattattgaattgaattattttcaattttttatgaaaaatatttgtttcaatttgatgataattatatttatttgttaataTGATAATACATAATCTAATCTTGCAGAAAAAGACATTAAAcacaaataaactaaattatttgttttttattatttaaaaaaaagaaatgaataagaatgaaaaataaaaataaggaaaagtatTTGACAGGTCANNNNNNNNNNNNNNNNNNNNNNNNNNNNNNNNNNNNNNNNNNNNNNNNNcagaaagatagaaaaaaagaaactacaaatattaaatgttaattttattcataaataaatttattgccGTAGTAATGAATTCTATGAATcgaaataataattattaattttttgtgaatacaaactaatttgatttattgtaaagtaaatttattaatattctaaatcTTATaggtaaaaataatttgttaaaaaagcaaattatttatattcacAATTTTGCTATAATATTTCTTTTCAATGTAGTaattaataaatgaataaaagtaAAAGGTAGCAAAATTTGTTCTCAAAAAAAATTACGTATTCACATAgccattatattttaatttgaacattaaatttgatattattgCAGCACTAAAATTCGTTTATTCTTAAGATttgtttggtaaaatttttattttttaaaacttttttatataaaagttaattttttaaaaattatagcaTTATATATGAAGTTATattaagttttttaattttgataaatacaagttatttttaaaaaaatttactttttatgtattttaaacaatatttttattttttaaaaatcgtAAGCACATagtcttatttttaatattgtggtaatatataattataaattttgaagTGGAATTTctgatcttatttttttttttagttttttttgggAGAGGGTTTTAAGATTTTACATGAGGGATCATAATCCAAAATATTTCAACTTTGAATTTAGAATCTAATACATATTAAACAAATTCTTGAggatatatcaaaattaatcttTAATGAAGTTCAGATTatacattttgatttttaatattttttaaaatcctaaaaactataCTTATTGGATAgattgaatttttattattttcaataaaatttttaatatttatataaaacaaataaatttttaatatattttattataaaaataattagatctccgataaatatttttataagataaatatctcaattatttttataataataaaagtttgttaaaaatatttgatttatttttttaaagatcaatttaaatatttattctaattttgtttattaaatcaGTTATGGTAGCTTAATTTTAAGTTAATGAAGAGTTTTATCTTCGATCGTTcacaaaaatcaattaaatgtTGAAATAAAAcagttttgttaaaaaattgtgcataaattaataaaaaaaagaaatcacatttaaatttaacaatcccatatattttattgaaactgaaataatataaataatggaAATAACGTATAAAATTGACCAATTGACCAATCAGAGTCAAGTGAAAGCAAAAACACAGAGAGAGAGAAACAgagaaagagaaatagaaagagaaacCCAGGCAGAGAAACACAGAGATAGAGAGCGGGTGAAAAAAAGCATCgattcttctcttttattttttataaattgttattattattatttcaatttttttgaaatccATCGGTAGTGGTTTCTACAGCGTTTTTTGCCCTAGATCTTTCTTCACCCGTTCCATTCCTCTCTGAGAAATCTTCCATTGAAAACCATAAGATTTACGTCAATCATTGATCTTCCTTCTTGCGCTTCAGCCAGGTACTACTTCCTCTCTCTTTCCCATTGCTCAAGAgacagagagagaaagagagagaaactctgatttgatttttttttgggggTTGGGGAGGAAGGGATTGGAgtctaaggaaaggaaagagaagagaagagaaaggaaccgtttttctttatgtatttaattatgtttttcgtTTTTGTTGTTGTGGTGTGTATAAATTAGGTGAGATTGTTTAGTGTTTTGCAAgctatttctttttcaatagaGTATCTGCTTTTTGTACTTTCTCTGTTACCAAACAGGGGAGGGGCTTCCCATGTCTATTTGATGTTTGACCCGTGGTTGTTGTTACAATTTTTGAACTAAAGCttcgattttttattttcttcttttttcggTGCCGGTCGTTGGTAGAAGACATATGTTTAAGGATGTTTTGTGTCCGTTAGGCTACTCTAAAGACTTTGTACCCTTTGGAACTTGCAAGTATTGCTAACATGAAGTTATATTTGGATTTGatcattaaatattttatgCTTTTTCCCATGTTTCGTGCATGTGTTTTTTATGTCTGGTATATACCTCGTCATTCCAGAATGATACTACAGACGCCAGAGTGGTTATTAGTTTACTAGTTGTGGATGTTACTGTGAAATTGGATTTGATAGGTTTTGTTTGCTAATGCAATTGCTTAATTTGTTTTCTCAGAATTTTCTCTATCAATCTGCTTGAGGTCATTAAAGGGTGTATGTCGTGATTTCTGTGTGTTCAACTGATGGTAAATGCGGATCAAAAGGAGATTACGGGGGTTTGAAATCTGTGTCACATTGACTTAGATGAAGACATCAAAAGGTTGGCATATAAGCATGGGTGATATGCAAATAATGCCGGGGAGTCGCCACCGTCCTCCCATGAGGAAACCAATGTGGATTATTGTCCTGGTTTTATTTGTATGCGTCTTTCTAATGTGTGCTTATATCTACCCACCACATAGCAGTACAGCCTGTTTTTTCTCTTCTAGAGGGTGTAAGAGTATTTCTGCTTGGCTTCCGCCTGTTCCGGCTAGAGTATACACAGATGAGGAGATTGCATCACGTGCTGTGATTAGGGATATTTTGAGCTCACCGCCAATTGTTTCAAAaaacccaaaacttgccttcaTGTTTTTGTCACCTGGTGACCTGCCATTTGAAAGATTGTGGGACAAGTTTTTCCAAGTAAGAATTTTTCACTTCTCTATGTTGGTCAGTTCAagctcttttctttctctttctaagGCAATTAATGCATTGTCATCTTTGAAATATATGTGACACTTTGAATTGTAAAATCTATAATGTTAAAAAGATGGCCAGTTTAATAGTATAGTTTATAATTGCATTCCCCCTcttaataaaacaaaatcagTAGGAGAATTGGCTTTTTGCAAGCTGAAATCTATCTTCATGTCTTGAATATTCTTGTATTTGAAATGCTAGTCGACAGTCATATTACTAAGAAACCTGAGTTGGAATGGTTAAGAGAATCTGTCTTTTGCTTCTCCTCCCCACAGGCACTGATAGCAGTGTCCTCCTTGTTTGTGGAAAATGATATGCAATATctgttttctattattatttttggcatGGTTTAACTTAATTTGAGCAGTCCATGATTAAAATTTACTACTATATAACATTGCATTTGTAATTAATTGATAATGCGATAGATATGCCTATTTCTTCCAACATAATTCACATTCCTTTTTCCCTCGGTCAATGAAAGGTGTTGGAAACATCTCTGATGGATGACCTGCTTCAACATTGGGCGGCCTGCCTTGGGTGCTAAATCAAATTGCTTACTACTTCTAGCATTAACCCTTAGACTTTCTACGGCATAGTTACACCATCTGAGATATGAAATATGTTTTTGTTAATGAATTCTTGATAAGTGTTTTGAAATGAATGAAAAGCTGCAGTTTGTTCATGTATTTTATTGGTTGGTACTGTGTTAACTTTGCTTCTGAAATATGAACCCATCCATGTTTGAGTATGCATTTACCTGGAAGATGCTCTTCTCCTTTTTGTCAGGGTCATGAAGGGAAGTTCTCTGTCTATGTGCATGCATCCAAGACCAAACCAGTTCATGAGAGCCGTTATTTTGTTGATCGGGATATACGCAGTGACCAGGTGCATATTGTCTTGTATTCAGTTTGCTAATCATTTATGGTTGTACTCTTTTCTCTTGTATGTTCAGATTTACATTCACCAATGTATATAATGGTTTTAAATGCTTGtgtagccgaccccacctagtgggatgaggctttgttgttgttgttttaaatgcttttgtgtgtgtgtgtattaaAGATTGATTGTCTGCTCAAGACTGTTGTAAGAATAGAGACCATTTTTTGGCATAGGACAGGAACCATTGTGATAGAAAAGGAATTGATCTAGTGaattacatatatttaaaaatctTCTGCAACCATTGCTGAATTTATTTCCAAGTTAAAGTGTGTTGGCTCTAAATAGTGATTTAAGTTGTAACTATCCCATGTTTTCCTTTAATATGTGCTTTTCCAGTGCTTGGCTCTCCTAATAGGAATTCATCTTGTTTTAGGTGGTGTGGGGGAAAATTTCTATGGTTGATGCTGAGAGACGGCTATTGGCAAATGCCCTTCAAGACCCTGACAACATGCACTTTGTTTTACTTTCTGATAGGTAACGAGCTATTAGAATGCTTTTAGTTTTGTTTCAAGGTACTAACTGTTAAAATTGTTTTTCCAGTTTCTGATTTGTTTGTATTGGTTTTGCAGCTGTGTACCACTGTATAATTTTGACTATGTTTACAACTATCTGATGTATTCAAATATCAGCTTTGTTGACTGGTATGTCAAGAAGTATTAGATTAATCCCTTTTGGGTTTTCACCGAGTTGATAGCTCTTTCTCTGCATTCTACCATTACTTGATGTACTTTACTAatgtgagtttttttttttcttattagctttAAGGATCCTGGCCCTCATGGCAATGGCAGGTATTCAGATCACATGTTACCCGAAGTCGAGGTGAAGGACTTCAGAAAGGGTGCACAGGTATAATCTTGCTAAGATCACGTTGGTGTTTAGATTTTAACATTTTGAACTGTGTGCTTATTgcaataaaagaataagaaatgcCAACAAAGTACATAGGCTACTACATTTTGCAGTAGTCCCTTCCACTGGATGCTAACTGGGTAAAACAGAAGCAACCATCGTtctattgtttatttatttttgctacACTTGAAAATCTTTCATTCTTTTGTCATAAAAACACGTTGATGAATAAATCTTCACtaatactaatttatttttttgatcttGCGTGAAGCCCTTcacttctatttatttatttattttgaatccaAATCAAAATTGAATTGCAATTTGATATTGCTTGTGTTGTTTTGTACGTAATCTAATGCTTGGTGTCTCAAAAATGTTAGATATGTTATTATTATAGGTCATGAACATATGTCGCACATTTAGATGTGTCTTCACCTCATTGTTTAACTTCTTCTGCAGTGGTTTTCCATGAAGAGGCAGCATGCTATCATAGTTATGGCTGATAACCTGTATTACTCAAAGTTTCGGGATTACTGTCAGGTGAAGTTGTTTTTAACGTTTTTAGCATTTCAGTTTATGGTGATTGGATTATCTAAGTTTGTTATGATTCCGATGTTTGAAGTTTCCCTAGTATGACTGCCATACTAACATGTGAGTTTTAATATCACAGCCTGGTTTGGAGGGGAGGAATTGCATTGCAGACGAGCATTACTTGCCAACCTTCTTCCAGGTGAGAATTTCGATTGTAATGCAGTTCTTCTGTTATTAAACAGTCTTCCACCTTGGCTAATTGGTTTATGTCTGTCAATTAGATTGTTGATCCAGGGGGAATTGCAAACTGGTCAGTAACTCATGTTGACTGGTCTGAGAGAAAGTGGCATCCAAAGTCATATAGGGAGCACGATGTTACTTATGAGCTCTTGAGAAATATTACGGTATAGTCCCTACTGCGACTGTAACATGTACAAATCCCATTTTCATCTTTCTAGGAAGTAGATAGATCGGGGATAGAAGGCCTAGTTAACCGTAAACCTCACTTGTATTgaccaaaataattatttagctAAAAGTGGGTTGTAACCAAGCAAGGCTGTCAACTAATCATTGCCTattcaaattgttttcaagttACATGGATATTGACAATAATTCTTGGTATTTGCAGTCGATTGATGTTAGTATCCACGTCACCAGTGATGAGAAGGTATGCTGATATTTCGTTGTGTTTTAGTGTTTTACTAAGATGCATCAACCAGCTTTGGATGCTTAGTATGTCTTGTCTTGGTGCAGAGAGAAGTGCAAAGTTGGCCTTGCTTATGGAATGGGGTTCAGAAACCATGCTACCTATTTGCTAGGAAATTCACTCCTGAAACGTTGGACAAGTTGTTGCATCTATTTTCCAATTATTCAACGCCTTGAGGCAGCTATATTTTGATCTATTCTTTGGTCGGAGAAGTCGTTGCTTTCGCTTTCGGCCCCCTTCTTGGTTTCTCATAGTCAGTCATATGGCATGAGAGTTGTAAATTACAGCATTGTTGAAGGCTTTGATCGCCCGTTAGCCACAGATATCGGTGTAACCATAGCGAAACTGGCATTGCAGTGTGGCCTAATGTGGAAAGGAGGCTAACTATTTAGTGTTACTTCCTTGGGAAGGGATGGATATGGATGTGGATGACAccacttttttctttctttttcatttctttcctttcctttcccTTCCATTTTGGGCTATCCAGATTTTCTAATTACATGAAAAATTTTGGGGGAATCGTATAAGCTCATCATGTCATTGTTGATCTTTGTAAAACTTGATAATTGTTTAGTTGGAAATATAACGATACACGTTGCTGTCCGTTCTGAAATTCGGTGTTCAATTCTTAATGCATTACTTTGATGCAATGTTGTTGGCCCCTTGTCATTGCTTTTAGCCTTTAGGTCATTGTTTTGGTTCCTTGtcattgttaatttatttataggttatgaatttcaaatttaccACTTGGGATGTGTAAATGTTAATTATCAGCTAACTCAAAAGAAAGTGAAgtcttatttatctatttttgacaaaaagaAGTAATAACTTAATCTCAttccatttttctctttta is part of the Arachis duranensis cultivar V14167 chromosome 1, aradu.V14167.gnm2.J7QH, whole genome shotgun sequence genome and encodes:
- the LOC107460359 gene encoding glycosyltransferase BC10 — encoded protein: MKTSKGWHISMGDMQIMPGSRHRPPMRKPMWIIVLVLFVCVFLMCAYIYPPHSSTACFFSSRGCKSISAWLPPVPARVYTDEEIASRAVIRDILSSPPIVSKNPKLAFMFLSPGDLPFERLWDKFFQGHEGKFSVYVHASKTKPVHESRYFVDRDIRSDQVVWGKISMVDAERRLLANALQDPDNMHFVLLSDSCVPLYNFDYVYNYLMYSNISFVDCFKDPGPHGNGRYSDHMLPEVEVKDFRKGAQWFSMKRQHAIIVMADNLYYSKFRDYCQPGLEGRNCIADEHYLPTFFQIVDPGGIANWSVTHVDWSERKWHPKSYREHDVTYELLRNITSIDVSIHVTSDEKREVQSWPCLWNGVQKPCYLFARKFTPETLDKLLHLFSNYSTP